In Capricornis sumatraensis isolate serow.1 chromosome 6, serow.2, whole genome shotgun sequence, the genomic window caatgcaaaatctAAATTACTTTGCATCAACCTAATGTTTTTATTTGGCTCATCTGAGTCTAAAAATTTTGTTACCTCTTAATTGGacccagttttttttctttatcattgacAAGTCAGATCCAGTTTTCACAATCTGAAGCTTCAGTCCTCATCTACTTTCATTTGCTTTGGGGCTAACTAGAGGATTTATCTGGCAAAGACAGAACTATATTCAGCAACATGGAactgaacattattttttatacaaAGTTAAAAGCACATTGTATCTCCTTTCTGACCACTTTTCCCAGTCCCCATCTTTTTGAGAGATAAAGCTTcatctaaattatttcatctgattGTTGATTGTCATTTATAACTTTATTGCTACTTCAGTCTTGGGTATTCCTTTGGAAAAGGTGTATGGATTCATTACATATTCTAATGTATTGTCTGTGGATTATAAGATAAAGTCAAGCCATGTATCTGCTAATACTTTTCAAGTTGACCTGTCTTTAAACTTAGAAATGCCTTTTAatagttggcttccctggtggcccagatgataaagaatctgcctgcaattcagagaCCCATGTTctattcctgagtcgggaagatcccctggagaagaaaatggcaacccacttcagtatttttgcctggagaattccatggacagaggagcctggcaggctacagtccatggggttgcaaagaatcaaacatgactgagcgactatcactcacTCCACTCATAATAACCTCATTTAAACCATTATTCACACAATGTGAGAGAGGGGCAAAGCAAAGTCAAGAGAATAGTAAAAGACATTTATGGCAACAGTCTAACCCCAGCAATAGAAATTGTCATATATCTATTTGACAGAATattaaatgttctttaaaaagaattttggcagcaacgtggatgcagctagagatgatcatactaaatgaaataagtcagaaagagacatacCCTAtagtattacttatatgtgggatctaaaatatgatgcaGGTGTCGGAGGCCTGCTGAGAGATAATGGCCAAGAACAAACTAAGAGGGCAGAAGTCCAGGAATGTATTCCACATAGCCAGTCAAAAAAGCTTTaaggttaaaaataaagcaaaaccagTTACCACTAATCTTAAGAAGATAAACATTATGAATGATGAAAAAGTTAACAGAGTGAATAAAGCTTTTATAGATATACAGAAGGAACTGGCAAACTTCTCAAAAGGCCTTTCCCTTGAACCTCTGCAGAAGCAACTGATGTCTCAGCAGTGTCATGAAAACGTACCAGTTAACGTTGATGAAGCTACAAGGTTAATGGCTCAGTTGTAATACACCAATGATGCATCAAATTCCCCAAAAAGACCAATAAATTTAAtcttttatacaaaaaaaaaaaaagatgcaaatgcacttatctatgaaacagaaacagactcacagacacagagaacagacctgtggttgccaggtgggagaggggtagggagggaaggactgggagtttggtaTCAGCAGGTACAAAccattacatatagaatggactAGCAACGAGATCCAACTGTATAGttcagggagctatattcaatatcccgagataaagcataatggaaaagaatagaaaaaacaatgtatatatatgtaaaactgagtcactttactgtataTCAGAAATTGATGTTGCAAATCAGCTGTACTTTAGTTTGGAAAAAATGAATTATGAAGGCCATGTAGAAGTACAAAAATGTGTTGAGATGCTGTTGTATTTTACCATTTTCATTTAACATTATTTAAGCTTGTAGCCATAAATGTTACATATGGATAAGGACTAAATAGAATATGCAAAAATAATTATGATTCtggatttaatttattttgtatataagtttATCTATTTTGATGATTTGCCTAGAATTGAAACTCTAAGTCATTTCTATTTTCCCAGTTCCAAGACCAGAAAGGAGCTCTTTCATTTAAGTAAGGGCCTTCAAGGGGAAAGGGAGACTGGTGTCCTTGGAAGGAAGGCAGACCTTGGAAAGATGCTGGAGAGGAGGGAAATCTTTAAGGAAGTTGGCCTAAAGTTCTTGGAGACAAAGAGGAATTAAGAGATCAGGAATTAAGAGAACAGATAAGGACAGAAGCTACAAACTACTGAGGACTAAGCGTCCTTGTAGTTTCCTGTGGAACCCTGATGATGGGCTGTCTTCATAGTGCCAGTGAAAATCATTTGTGTACTGTTTTGACATAGCTGTTGAGTCCTACACTGGTAAATTGGTCAGTCATATTATCTAAAAGTGTTTGTGAACTCAGGATTCAACTatataaatattgtttatttctttctgttgtaAAGTCTAAATGACATTACTAAGAAGTTGATTATTTGAAAACAGGAATTGATATTTTGGTGAATAATGCTAGTGCAATTAGCTTGACCAACACATTGGAAACACCTACGAAGAAAGTGGATTTGATGATGAACGTCAACACCAGAGGCACCTATCTTACGTAAGTTGAAGAGCTGTGggagagactttcctggtggtccaatagctaAGATTCCTtgctcctaatgcaggaggcccaggttcgatccctggtcaggaactagatgCCACGTGATACAGCTAATACCTGgagtggccaaataaataaatacttaaaaaaatagctaTGAGTGTTGCAGTGCTTTGTCAGAGAACTAGTTGTGAACATATTTGAGTAGGTTAGTAATCAGTTTGAAATCTAGtcaatcaaaaaaaagaaaaaaaaaagaaatctagtcAATCCTTATTTGTGTTTCTAAGTTTTAATTAAACAGATTATCaccaatgggcttccctcatggttcagatggtaaagaatccacctgcagagcagaagatccaggtttgatccctaggttgggaaaatcccctggagaagggaatggctacccaccccagtattcttgcctggaaaattccatgggctgagaagcctggagggctacagtccatggggtcgcaaagagtcagacactactgagcaactaacacttagatTATCATCTCCAGTATTATATGTGTTTGTATCATGTTAAATGCATGCTTATAGAAATTCTGTAATAAGGCTCAACTGTATTTTTGAACAGTTGATCTTTCTTATACCCAGCTCACCTTATTCATTTACTCAAATGCCCTGTAGGCCTTTGAGCTTACAGCACTCAAAGTAACATGATTCATGTGAAAGCTAAGAAtcagtgcctagcacacagtGAACTTAGCTGCTTTATTAAGCTCAAGATACCAGTATCTAAGTGTGCCGCTAAGAGTTTTCAGTATAATGAGTAAGATAGGGCATGTTGCCATGGAAAATGTACCTGGTTAGGGTTAGTGATGCTGAGGGTTAGGAAGCAAAGTGCTGGTGGAAAGGTTTTGTCTAATAGATCAAAGGAGAAGCTCATGTTTATAATGTAAATGAAATGAACTCTTTCCTTTGAGTGTGAAATATGGTCTTACTGCTTGGAATAGGTTGTTTGTTTCCTATTGATGTTTTGAGGTGCGGCTTCACTGTTCTAATGACTATCAGCTGTAATATTGTTTATCCTTCTTTCTCACCCCCATAAATGTGAAGTACCTCTGGAATGGAAAAACAATATGTACAAAAACCCTTTACTTTAGTGATACTAATTGTATTTGGTTTATAAGCTTAAAATGACGTTGCAGATGGTAACAAGAATTTTGTACATGGATACGAAAGAAACTGACTTAAGAAGAATGGACTAGTTTCCAGTCCTAGAAGCTATTGAATGTGAAATA contains:
- the LOC138081467 gene encoding ribosomal biogenesis factor-like isoform X1, with product MAKNKLRGQKSRNVFHIASQKSFKVKNKAKPVTTNLKKINIMNDEKVNRVNKAFIDIQKELANFSKGLSLEPLQKQLMSQQCHENVPVNVDEATRLMAQL
- the LOC138081467 gene encoding ribosomal biogenesis factor-like isoform X2, encoding MAKNKLRGQKSRNVFHIASQKSFKVKNKAKPVTTNLKKINIMNDEKQCHENVPVNVDEATRLMAQL